In a single window of the Caproicibacterium sp. BJN0003 genome:
- a CDS encoding YdcF family protein: MIFLFFAVICGALTLSSIIREPRRFRNSIFLLTTIFFLFSGIMMESDRTPLIATILSLILVIVIPLSVLAVAVFLLINGVIMVRKEGRRIQNLLSFGAGMAIFLVVGLLLYMALVEQNLSTNKKALIVLILCLSAYIGFTFVAFLLYSFLYSQLPKEVKCDYVIIHGAGLLHGNQISPLLAGRIEKGIEVYRKGGCRAKFVVSGGKGADETISEAEAMRDYLIKRGIPNPKILMEKESKTTFENLQLCRKLLDPIRRPYHCVFVTSNYHVFRTSLYARKIGIDAQGVGSKTALYYWPSAVIREYVAVMRQFKWGFLVPMIPWLLFYLVSCSN, from the coding sequence TTGATCTTTTTGTTTTTTGCAGTCATCTGCGGTGCTTTGACGTTGAGCTCAATTATTCGAGAACCACGTCGGTTTCGCAACAGCATATTTCTCCTGACAACGATTTTTTTTCTCTTTTCCGGGATCATGATGGAAAGCGATCGTACTCCGTTAATTGCAACCATTTTATCTCTAATTCTTGTAATTGTAATTCCACTCAGCGTTTTGGCAGTGGCAGTTTTTCTTCTGATCAACGGCGTCATTATGGTGAGAAAAGAAGGCAGACGAATTCAGAATTTGCTGTCATTTGGGGCCGGTATGGCAATCTTTTTGGTGGTGGGTTTACTCCTTTATATGGCTTTAGTAGAACAAAACTTGTCAACAAATAAAAAGGCACTGATTGTTTTGATCCTCTGTTTAAGTGCTTATATCGGTTTTACCTTTGTCGCGTTTTTGCTCTATTCTTTTTTATATAGTCAACTACCGAAAGAAGTAAAATGTGACTATGTGATTATTCATGGAGCGGGTCTGCTCCATGGGAACCAGATCTCACCGCTTTTGGCAGGTAGAATTGAAAAGGGAATAGAGGTCTATCGAAAAGGTGGCTGCCGGGCAAAATTTGTGGTTTCCGGTGGAAAAGGAGCAGATGAGACAATCTCAGAAGCAGAGGCGATGCGGGATTATTTGATTAAGAGAGGAATTCCAAATCCCAAAATTCTTATGGAGAAAGAATCAAAGACAACTTTTGAAAATCTTCAGCTTTGTCGCAAATTGCTCGATCCAATTAGAAGGCCATATCACTGCGTTTTTGTCACCAGTAATTACCATGTGTTTCGGACAAGCCTTTATGCCAGGAAGATTGGAATTGATGCGCAGGGCGTCGGGAGCAAAACAGCTCTTTATTATTGGCCCAGCGCAGTGATTCGAGAGTATGTTGCGGTGATGAGGCAATTTAAATGGGGCTTTCTGGTTCCAATGATTCCGTGGCTGCTTTTCTATTTAGTTAGCTGCAGTAACTGA
- a CDS encoding aldo/keto reductase yields the protein MEKVVLGKTGITVSKNGFGALPIQRISKPEAVHLLRRAYEGGITFFDTARSYSDSEEKLGAAFSDMREKVYISSKTPSLTAEGFWKDLDTGLLKLKADYIDIYQFHNPSFCPKPGDGTGLYEAMEKAKKQGKIRFIGITNHRLSVAKEAIDSGLYDTIQFPFCYLATQKDLEIVNGAKEKNMGFLAMKALSGGLIHNAGAAYAYLSEFPQVLPLWGIQRESELDEFLSFQENPPKMNSEYEKIIDEDRKTLQGDFCRGCGYCMPCPAGIEINNCARMSLLLRRAPSKAYLTQEFQQKMKKIENCLHCGACMKKCPYGLNTPRLLEENLKDYKEVLAGKKI from the coding sequence ATGGAAAAAGTCGTTTTGGGCAAAACCGGCATTACGGTGAGCAAAAATGGATTTGGCGCATTGCCGATTCAGAGGATTTCAAAACCGGAGGCAGTTCACCTTTTAAGACGAGCTTATGAGGGCGGCATTACCTTCTTTGATACAGCACGCAGTTATTCTGATAGTGAAGAAAAGCTCGGTGCCGCATTTTCTGATATGCGCGAAAAAGTCTATATTTCCAGCAAAACGCCGTCTTTGACAGCAGAGGGATTCTGGAAAGATCTTGATACCGGCCTTTTAAAGCTTAAAGCCGACTATATTGATATTTACCAATTCCATAACCCTTCTTTTTGTCCAAAACCGGGAGATGGGACAGGGCTCTACGAGGCGATGGAAAAAGCAAAAAAACAGGGAAAAATCCGCTTTATCGGAATTACCAATCATCGCCTTTCGGTTGCCAAAGAAGCGATTGATTCCGGGCTTTATGATACAATTCAGTTCCCATTTTGTTATCTTGCAACGCAAAAAGACTTGGAGATTGTCAATGGCGCAAAAGAGAAAAACATGGGATTTTTAGCGATGAAAGCACTTTCTGGCGGATTGATTCATAATGCGGGGGCCGCCTATGCTTATTTAAGCGAGTTTCCGCAGGTGCTTCCACTCTGGGGGATTCAGCGCGAGTCGGAATTGGATGAGTTTTTATCTTTTCAGGAGAATCCTCCGAAAATGAATTCGGAATATGAAAAAATAATCGATGAGGATCGAAAAACTTTGCAGGGGGATTTCTGCCGCGGCTGTGGCTATTGTATGCCGTGTCCTGCAGGAATTGAGATCAATAACTGCGCCAGAATGTCGCTGCTTTTAAGAAGAGCCCCTTCTAAAGCATATTTAACACAGGAATTTCAGCAAAAGATGAAAAAAATAGAAAATTGCCTGCATTGTGGTGCCTGTATGAAAAAATGTCCGTATGGGCTGAATACGCCAAGACTTCTGGAAGAAAATCTAAAAGATTATAAAGAAGTGCTTGCAGGAAAGAAAATTTAA